The following coding sequences are from one Halomonas sp. HAL1 window:
- a CDS encoding MFS transporter has protein sequence MIRSSGVGLTLTLGSAQTLAWASSYYLPAILAVPMARDLGMPTSWVFAAFSAALLLTAMLGPSVGRWIDMRGGRGVLMASNGVMALGLIIMALSQGVFSLMLAWLITGIGMAMGLYDAAFATLGRLLGRSARASITGVTLLAGFASTIGWPVTALLENQFGWRAACVVWAMLHIVIGLPLNALLPKAGASQAEHKDEKPVPPPDRPRLAMVLLAFVFAAGWFVSTAMAAHLPRLLQETGVSLSVAVAAAALVGPAQVAARLGEFALLRHLHPLVAARVATTLHPLGAALLATLGMPAAGFALLHGAGNGMMTIASGTLPLALFGPAGFGRRQGLIIAPARAMQAFAPLLFGLLIEQYGAGALWLTSGLMVSALLALLMIRCRT, from the coding sequence ATGATCCGTTCTTCTGGGGTAGGTTTAACGCTAACGTTAGGAAGCGCTCAAACTCTGGCCTGGGCATCGAGCTACTACTTGCCTGCTATCTTAGCGGTGCCTATGGCCCGCGATTTAGGCATGCCGACCAGTTGGGTGTTCGCGGCGTTCTCTGCAGCCTTGTTATTAACCGCTATGCTCGGCCCCAGCGTTGGCCGTTGGATTGATATGCGCGGTGGGCGAGGTGTATTGATGGCCTCGAACGGTGTCATGGCCCTTGGCCTAATCATAATGGCGCTGTCTCAAGGTGTGTTCAGCCTAATGCTTGCTTGGCTAATCACTGGTATTGGCATGGCAATGGGGTTATATGACGCCGCCTTTGCCACCTTAGGGCGGCTATTAGGACGCAGCGCCCGGGCTTCGATTACCGGTGTTACGCTACTGGCGGGATTTGCCAGCACCATCGGTTGGCCGGTTACCGCTCTCTTGGAAAATCAGTTTGGGTGGCGTGCCGCCTGTGTCGTTTGGGCCATGCTGCATATTGTGATAGGGCTGCCGCTTAATGCACTCTTGCCAAAAGCAGGGGCTAGCCAGGCAGAACATAAGGACGAAAAACCTGTTCCACCGCCTGATCGGCCCCGCTTAGCCATGGTACTGTTAGCCTTTGTATTTGCAGCTGGCTGGTTTGTGTCGACGGCGATGGCGGCTCATCTCCCTAGATTACTGCAGGAAACCGGTGTATCCCTCTCAGTTGCCGTGGCCGCTGCCGCGTTGGTAGGACCTGCGCAAGTGGCTGCGCGGCTGGGTGAGTTCGCTTTGTTACGCCATTTACACCCTCTGGTCGCGGCGCGAGTGGCGACAACGCTTCATCCACTAGGTGCCGCGTTATTGGCAACGCTAGGTATGCCCGCTGCGGGCTTTGCGCTGCTACATGGTGCTGGCAATGGCATGATGACTATAGCGTCTGGCACCTTGCCGTTGGCTCTGTTTGGTCCTGCGGGTTTTGGCCGTCGCCAGGGTTTAATCATTGCCCCGGCGCGGGCCATGCAAGCGTTTGCGCCGCTGCTGTTTGGCCTATTGATAGAACAATACGGCGCTGGAGCTCTGTGGCTGACCTCTGGCTTGATGGTGAGCGCTCTGTTGGCGTTACTAATGATTCGCTGTCGCACCTGA
- the pstB gene encoding phosphate ABC transporter ATP-binding protein PstB, whose translation MNSQAPVMNDQHAPAVGQPYTRNNQACHDLSIRVRDLNLWYGKNQALNNLNIDLFQKNVTALIGPSGCGKSTFLRCLNRMNDLIPSVRTEGLVEMDGQDVNASKMDEVALRRRVGMVFQKPNPFPKSIYENVAYAPRMHDLVSRKAEQDELVEKALRSAGLWNEVKDKLQEPGTSLSGGQQQRLCIARAIAVQPDVILMDEPTSALDPISTATIEDLMDKLKEEFTIITVTHNMQQAARVADYTAFFHLGEIIEYNDTKVMFSTPAKKKTEDYISGRYG comes from the coding sequence ATGAATAGCCAAGCACCTGTAATGAACGACCAGCATGCACCTGCGGTTGGGCAGCCTTACACGCGTAACAATCAGGCCTGCCACGATTTGAGCATCCGGGTTCGCGATTTGAATCTGTGGTATGGCAAAAACCAAGCGTTGAATAACCTTAATATTGATCTGTTCCAGAAAAACGTGACGGCGCTGATTGGCCCTTCTGGATGTGGTAAGTCGACCTTCTTACGCTGCCTGAATCGTATGAACGATTTGATTCCTAGCGTGCGCACCGAAGGCTTGGTCGAGATGGATGGACAGGACGTAAACGCCTCCAAAATGGATGAAGTAGCGCTGCGCCGCCGAGTGGGGATGGTCTTCCAAAAGCCGAATCCCTTCCCCAAGTCGATTTATGAAAATGTTGCTTATGCGCCGCGTATGCACGATTTGGTTAGCCGCAAAGCGGAGCAGGATGAGCTAGTTGAAAAGGCATTGCGTAGCGCTGGTCTTTGGAACGAGGTGAAGGACAAGTTGCAAGAGCCCGGTACCTCGCTGTCGGGCGGTCAACAGCAGCGCTTATGTATCGCCCGCGCTATTGCCGTGCAGCCTGATGTAATCTTGATGGATGAACCAACGTCGGCGCTTGATCCAATCTCGACCGCGACCATCGAAGATTTGATGGATAAGCTAAAGGAAGAGTTCACCATCATCACCGTAACCCATAACATGCAGCAGGCCGCGCGGGTGGCCGACTACACGGCGTTTTTCCACCTGGGTGAAATTATTGAGTACAACGATACCAAAGTGATGTTCTCAACCCCCGCTAAGAAAAAAACCGAAGACTATATTTCGGGTCGTTATGGTTAA
- a CDS encoding NADPH-dependent FMN reductase, with the protein MAHYLIFLGSTRTSTPPSPARLGERVAKACERLLSSLPHTTAEIIDPLTLNLSDPFKPHFAYAKANAPGDLSQLADKISDANGYVMVSPEYNHSMSPALSHLLNHFGASLFAFKPSAIVTYSMGQWGGVRAAVAMRTFLSELGCLPVSAMAHIPKAQEALSEDGHFAQDQERWESYFGRTLGQLMWWAEAAASYKNQVDPTKVSPAFKTVPAQRNAPGSES; encoded by the coding sequence ATGGCTCATTATTTAATATTTCTAGGTTCGACCCGAACTAGCACACCCCCTTCCCCTGCCCGCCTTGGCGAGAGAGTAGCAAAAGCCTGCGAGCGCTTGCTTTCATCACTACCCCATACAACAGCCGAAATCATTGACCCGCTAACACTGAATTTAAGCGACCCATTCAAGCCCCACTTTGCTTATGCAAAAGCCAATGCACCGGGTGATTTATCGCAGTTGGCCGATAAAATCAGTGACGCCAATGGCTATGTAATGGTGAGCCCTGAATATAACCACTCCATGAGCCCTGCCCTGAGCCATCTGCTTAATCACTTTGGCGCGTCACTGTTTGCATTTAAACCCAGCGCTATTGTGACCTACTCGATGGGCCAGTGGGGCGGCGTGCGTGCAGCCGTTGCCATGCGTACATTTCTATCAGAGCTTGGCTGCTTGCCGGTGTCGGCCATGGCACATATACCCAAAGCCCAGGAAGCGCTGAGTGAAGACGGTCACTTTGCCCAGGATCAGGAGCGTTGGGAGAGTTATTTTGGCCGCACACTAGGCCAACTAATGTGGTGGGCGGAAGCCGCCGCTAGCTATAAAAACCAAGTTGACCCAACGAAAGTATCGCCCGCTTTTAAAACCGTTCCTGCCCAGCGTAATGCGCCTGGCAGTGAATCTTGA
- a CDS encoding ArsJ-associated glyceraldehyde-3-phosphate dehydrogenase, translating into MALRIGINGLGRIGRLTLRILWQKVSTGDVELMHINDPGGDAATFAHLLEFDSVHGHWAPGQGITATDDAIIFDGKSVAFSANKAIADSDWSDCDVVIECSGKMKTTDKLQAYLDQGVGRVVVSAPMKEASVLNVVMGVNDHLFDPSQHKIVTAASCTTNCLAPVVKVIQDSFGIRHGSMTTVHDITNTQTILDAPHKDLRRARACGMSLIPTTTGSAKAITAIFPELEGKLNGHAIRVPLANASLTDMVFELEREVTVDEVNAALKAAADGPLSGILGYEERPLVSIDYRTDPRSSIIDALSTMVVNGTQLKLYAWYDNEWGYANRTAELSLMVGREQVGRG; encoded by the coding sequence ATGGCACTTCGAATTGGTATCAATGGATTGGGACGTATTGGTCGCTTAACGCTGAGAATTTTGTGGCAAAAAGTGTCGACGGGTGACGTTGAGCTTATGCACATTAATGATCCGGGCGGCGATGCGGCAACCTTTGCTCACTTATTGGAATTTGATTCGGTACACGGCCATTGGGCTCCAGGGCAGGGCATTACAGCCACTGATGACGCTATTATTTTCGATGGAAAGTCCGTTGCCTTTAGCGCTAATAAAGCAATTGCCGATAGCGACTGGTCCGACTGCGATGTAGTGATCGAATGCTCAGGTAAAATGAAAACCACTGATAAGCTTCAAGCGTATCTCGACCAAGGTGTAGGGCGGGTAGTGGTAAGTGCGCCTATGAAAGAAGCGAGCGTGCTCAATGTAGTGATGGGGGTGAACGATCATCTCTTTGATCCTTCGCAGCATAAGATCGTTACCGCTGCCAGCTGCACCACTAACTGCTTGGCGCCGGTGGTCAAAGTCATTCAGGACAGCTTTGGTATTCGTCATGGCTCAATGACCACGGTGCATGACATCACCAATACCCAAACGATTCTGGATGCCCCGCATAAAGACCTGCGGCGCGCCCGCGCTTGTGGTATGAGTTTGATTCCCACCACAACGGGATCGGCGAAAGCCATCACCGCGATTTTTCCTGAGCTAGAAGGCAAGTTAAATGGCCATGCGATTCGAGTTCCGTTGGCTAACGCCTCGCTTACCGACATGGTGTTTGAACTTGAGCGTGAAGTTACCGTCGACGAGGTGAACGCTGCTTTGAAAGCCGCAGCAGATGGCCCGTTGTCAGGTATCCTGGGCTATGAAGAGCGCCCGTTGGTGTCGATCGACTACCGCACTGACCCTCGCAGCTCCATTATTGATGCGCTGTCTACCATGGTGGTCAATGGCACGCAGCTAAAACTCTACGCTTGGTACGATAACGAATGGGGTTATGCGAATAGAACCGCTGAGCTATCCCTGATGGTAGGGCGTGAGCAGGTGGGTCGTGGCTGA
- the arsH gene encoding arsenical resistance protein ArsH, with protein sequence MSSINDLPHLTDLPNIDNALFERPSSEHLGVPQSVDHAPRILLLYGSLRQRSFSRLAVEEAARLLTAMGAETRIFDPKGLPLPDAEDASHPKVDELRTLAQWSEGMVWCSPERHGAMTGIMKAQIDWIPLSLGGVRPTQGKTLAVMQVCGGSQSFNTVNQLRILGRWMRMLTIPNQSSVPKAFMEFDENDRMKPSPFYDRIVDVMEELVKFTLLVRDRSDLLTDRYSERKESAEELSKRVNQRAI encoded by the coding sequence ATGTCTTCAATAAACGATTTACCCCATCTAACCGATTTACCTAACATCGACAACGCGCTGTTTGAGCGCCCTAGCAGTGAGCACCTAGGCGTTCCACAAAGTGTCGATCATGCACCTAGGATATTGCTGTTATACGGTTCTTTGCGTCAGCGCTCGTTTAGTCGGTTAGCCGTTGAGGAAGCAGCACGCCTACTGACCGCCATGGGTGCAGAAACGAGAATTTTTGATCCTAAAGGGTTGCCGCTACCGGATGCTGAAGATGCCAGCCACCCTAAAGTTGATGAGCTACGCACGTTAGCTCAGTGGTCCGAAGGCATGGTGTGGTGCTCCCCTGAACGCCATGGCGCAATGACCGGCATTATGAAAGCGCAAATAGACTGGATTCCACTTTCGCTAGGTGGCGTGCGCCCGACTCAAGGCAAAACATTGGCAGTAATGCAGGTTTGTGGCGGCTCACAGTCCTTCAATACGGTCAATCAGCTGCGCATATTGGGGCGCTGGATGCGCATGCTGACGATTCCCAACCAATCGTCAGTGCCGAAAGCCTTTATGGAGTTTGATGAAAACGACCGAATGAAACCATCGCCTTTCTACGACCGGATCGTGGATGTCATGGAAGAGCTGGTGAAATTTACCCTGTTAGTGCGCGACCGCAGTGACCTGCTGACAGACCGTTATTCAGAACGTAAAGAGAGTGCTGAAGAACTCTCTAAGCGTGTTAACCAGCGCGCTATCTAA
- the arsB gene encoding ACR3 family arsenite efflux transporter, with the protein MSARQDITSPTTAEGMGLFERYLTLWVALAIVAGILLGQLLPAVPETLSRFEVAQVSIPVAVLIWAMIFPMMAQIDFTSLLGVRRQPKGLIITTSVNWLIKPFTMFAISWFFLMVVFRPLIPAELASQYLAGAILLGAAPCTAMVFVWSYLTRGDAAYTLVQVALNDLIMLFAFAPIVVFLLGISNIQVPWDTVALSVVLYIVIPLTAGYITRQTLIKKRGAEWYDNVFMKRVGPITPIGLIITLVLLFAFQGEVILNNPLHIVLIAIPLIIQTFLIFFIAYGWAKAWRVPHNVAAPGAMVGASNFFELAVAAAIALFGLQSGAALATVVGVLVEVPLMLVLVRIANKTRHHFPAENIQ; encoded by the coding sequence ATGTCAGCACGGCAAGATATTACATCGCCCACCACTGCCGAAGGAATGGGGCTGTTTGAGCGTTACCTGACGCTTTGGGTAGCACTGGCTATTGTGGCGGGCATTTTACTCGGACAGCTCCTGCCAGCAGTACCGGAAACACTTTCCCGCTTTGAAGTAGCGCAGGTTTCCATTCCGGTCGCGGTGCTTATCTGGGCAATGATTTTCCCCATGATGGCGCAAATAGACTTCACATCACTACTCGGTGTGCGGCGCCAGCCAAAAGGTTTGATCATTACCACATCGGTGAACTGGCTGATTAAGCCTTTCACCATGTTTGCCATCTCCTGGTTCTTTCTTATGGTGGTCTTTCGGCCCTTAATTCCAGCCGAGTTAGCCAGCCAGTATTTAGCAGGCGCGATTCTGCTCGGTGCAGCACCATGTACAGCAATGGTGTTTGTGTGGAGCTATTTAACCCGCGGTGATGCGGCCTATACGCTGGTGCAGGTGGCGCTTAATGACCTGATCATGCTGTTCGCTTTCGCGCCCATCGTGGTCTTCCTCCTAGGCATCTCCAATATTCAGGTACCCTGGGATACGGTTGCCTTATCGGTGGTGCTCTATATTGTGATCCCCCTGACGGCAGGTTATATAACGCGCCAAACCCTGATCAAAAAGCGCGGCGCAGAGTGGTACGACAACGTCTTTATGAAGCGCGTTGGCCCCATCACCCCGATTGGCTTGATCATCACCCTCGTGCTTCTATTTGCCTTCCAGGGCGAGGTGATTCTGAATAACCCGCTGCATATTGTACTCATCGCGATTCCACTGATTATTCAAACGTTTCTGATCTTCTTTATTGCCTACGGCTGGGCCAAGGCTTGGCGGGTGCCGCATAACGTTGCAGCCCCTGGCGCTATGGTCGGTGCGAGTAACTTCTTTGAACTGGCGGTCGCAGCGGCTATCGCACTGTTTGGCTTACAGTCAGGTGCCGCGCTGGCCACCGTCGTCGGCGTGCTAGTTGAAGTGCCGCTCATGCTAGTACTAGTGCGTATCGCCAATAAAACCCGCCACCATTTTCCAGCAGAAAACATTCAATAG
- a CDS encoding arsenate reductase (azurin) large subunit, which produces MSQFKDRIPLPPVNAQKTNMACHFCIVGCGYHVYKWPANQEGGRAANQNALGLDFTQQLPAMQLTMTPAMVNRIQEHDGREYSIMIVPDKECSVNKGLSSTRGGQMASVMYSKGTPISERRLKYPMIYTGDDWSDTHWEHAMALYAGLTQRILDNDGPDQLFFNLFDHGGAGGGFENTWATGKLIFDGIQSKMVRIHNRPAYNSECHASRDMGIGELNNSYEDAEVADVIFSIGGNSYETQSNWFLAHWEPNLSGSNIAKKREWFPGESVSKGKVILVDPRRTPTVAICDTIAGKENVLHLAIQPGTDTALFNGLLTHVVDQGWQDQAFIDEHTSGFEEMLVANRMGLDECSRITGVSRADIVKAAEWAYKPKASGHAPRTMHAYEKGVIWGNDNYRIQSAIVNLAVATHNVGQRGTGVVRMGGHQEGYVRPPYPGGRPAPYIDQELIKGNGMMLTVWACNAFQTTLNAETYRQVIKRRASIVNQALAEARGVTSQEDLIDIVYDAVKNKGGLFIVDIDLYRTKFAEYSHMVLPATHPGEMNLTSMNGERRLRLSERFMDPPGIAKPDCLIAADMANALKQRYESVGNTTMAERFAGFDWTTEEDAFNDGFRMAHEKEIDSQGGPTGHLATYERLRLAGNNGVQLPIKEYRDGKLIGTEMFYTDNNFSTDDGKAHFQSSPWNGFPDVVQQQKESYDFWINNGRTNHIWQTAYHDQYLAFRKGRYPMAPLEIHPQDAQDLGIANGDIVEVYNGYGATTAMAYLEPDLERGQVFMMFGYPNGVQGDVISDWTDRNHIPYYKGTWANLRRIGSNPAYLRDATFKRRRYS; this is translated from the coding sequence ATGTCACAATTTAAAGACCGTATTCCTCTTCCTCCAGTGAATGCTCAAAAGACCAATATGGCCTGTCACTTCTGCATTGTTGGCTGCGGGTACCATGTCTATAAATGGCCTGCCAATCAAGAAGGCGGCAGAGCGGCTAACCAGAATGCGCTAGGGCTCGACTTCACTCAACAGCTACCAGCCATGCAGCTAACCATGACCCCCGCCATGGTTAATCGGATACAAGAGCACGATGGCCGTGAATACAGCATCATGATCGTTCCTGATAAGGAGTGCAGCGTCAATAAAGGGTTATCCTCAACGCGTGGCGGCCAAATGGCCAGTGTGATGTACTCGAAGGGAACCCCCATCAGCGAGCGTCGCCTCAAATATCCCATGATCTACACCGGGGACGATTGGTCAGACACCCATTGGGAACATGCCATGGCTCTATATGCTGGTTTGACCCAACGTATCCTCGATAATGACGGGCCGGATCAACTGTTTTTCAATCTCTTCGATCATGGCGGCGCTGGCGGCGGCTTCGAGAACACCTGGGCTACCGGCAAACTAATTTTTGACGGCATTCAGTCAAAAATGGTGCGTATTCACAACCGTCCTGCCTACAACTCAGAATGCCACGCCAGCCGCGACATGGGCATTGGCGAGCTCAATAATAGTTACGAGGATGCAGAGGTGGCCGATGTTATCTTTTCCATCGGCGGAAACTCTTATGAAACTCAGTCTAACTGGTTCCTGGCCCACTGGGAGCCGAATCTAAGCGGGTCTAACATCGCTAAAAAGCGGGAATGGTTTCCTGGCGAGTCAGTAAGCAAAGGTAAGGTTATTCTAGTCGACCCCCGACGCACCCCTACTGTCGCTATCTGTGACACGATTGCTGGGAAGGAGAATGTTCTGCATTTAGCAATCCAACCAGGTACAGATACTGCCTTATTCAATGGGCTGCTGACTCATGTGGTAGACCAAGGGTGGCAAGATCAAGCCTTTATCGACGAACACACCAGTGGTTTCGAGGAAATGCTAGTTGCCAATCGCATGGGACTGGACGAGTGTAGTCGCATCACCGGCGTGAGTCGGGCCGATATCGTTAAGGCCGCCGAGTGGGCCTATAAACCTAAGGCCAGTGGCCATGCCCCACGTACCATGCATGCCTATGAGAAAGGCGTGATCTGGGGAAATGACAACTATCGGATTCAGTCCGCAATCGTCAATCTGGCTGTAGCTACCCACAATGTAGGTCAACGCGGCACCGGCGTGGTTCGTATGGGCGGTCACCAGGAGGGCTATGTGCGCCCACCCTACCCCGGCGGACGCCCAGCACCTTATATTGATCAAGAGTTGATCAAAGGTAACGGCATGATGTTGACGGTGTGGGCCTGCAATGCGTTTCAAACCACCCTCAATGCCGAGACTTACCGGCAGGTCATCAAGCGTCGTGCTTCCATTGTTAACCAAGCGCTGGCCGAAGCGAGAGGCGTCACTTCTCAAGAAGATTTGATCGATATTGTCTATGATGCCGTCAAGAATAAAGGTGGTCTATTTATCGTAGATATCGATCTTTACCGCACCAAGTTTGCCGAATATTCACATATGGTTTTACCAGCCACCCATCCGGGCGAAATGAACCTGACCTCTATGAACGGTGAGCGTCGGCTTCGGCTGTCTGAACGCTTTATGGATCCTCCCGGCATCGCTAAGCCTGATTGTCTCATTGCCGCCGATATGGCTAACGCTCTAAAGCAACGTTATGAATCCGTAGGTAACACTACGATGGCCGAGCGTTTCGCTGGATTTGACTGGACGACCGAGGAGGATGCCTTCAACGACGGTTTCCGCATGGCGCATGAAAAGGAAATTGATAGCCAAGGCGGGCCTACAGGACACTTAGCCACCTATGAAAGATTGCGTTTGGCTGGCAATAATGGCGTCCAACTTCCCATCAAAGAGTATCGGGATGGCAAGCTCATTGGCACCGAGATGTTCTATACCGACAATAATTTCAGTACCGACGATGGCAAGGCTCATTTCCAGTCATCACCCTGGAACGGTTTCCCTGACGTGGTTCAGCAGCAGAAAGAGTCTTATGACTTCTGGATCAATAACGGAAGAACGAATCATATCTGGCAAACGGCTTACCACGACCAATACCTAGCTTTCCGCAAAGGCCGCTACCCGATGGCACCATTAGAAATCCACCCACAGGATGCCCAGGACTTAGGCATCGCCAACGGCGATATAGTCGAAGTTTATAACGGCTATGGTGCAACCACCGCCATGGCCTATCTTGAGCCTGACTTGGAACGGGGGCAGGTCTTTATGATGTTTGGCTACCCTAATGGGGTCCAGGGTGATGTCATCAGCGATTGGACAGACAGAAACCATATCCCCTATTACAAAGGCACCTGGGCGAATCTTCGTCGGATAGGGTCAAACCCCGCTTACCTTCGTGATGCAACCTTCAAACGTCGACGCTATAGCTAG
- the arsJ gene encoding organoarsenical effux MFS transporter ArsJ, translating into MLTRVRALPFEVRQYMLITGNYWAFTITDGALRMLVVMHFHQLGYSPLAIAMLFLFYEAFGVVTNLVGGWLGARLGLNRTMNVGLGLQIVALVMLMVPASLLTVVWVMAAQALSGIAKDLNKMSAKSAVKVLVPKESANANSSLYRWVAMLTGSKNALKGLGFFVGGLLLTLIGFQAAVFVMAVMLAGVLLLSLLRLKADLGRQKVKPKFSEIFSKSRAINVLSAARFCLFAARDVWFVVALPVFLYDQHGWTHWTVGGLLAIWVIGYGGVQTQAPKLTRLIKGDVRVLTAGWAAALAVLAILLAMLPLAQVGWLVVGLLAFGVLFAINSSWHSYLIVHFARADGVSMDVGFYYMANALGRLVGTLLSGWLYMAYGLSACLWVSAALVAASSAMALALPRQAA; encoded by the coding sequence ATGCTTACCCGGGTAAGGGCGCTACCTTTCGAGGTGCGCCAGTACATGCTGATTACCGGCAACTACTGGGCGTTTACGATCACCGATGGCGCCCTTCGCATGCTGGTGGTGATGCACTTCCACCAATTGGGCTATTCGCCGTTAGCCATCGCGATGCTGTTTTTGTTCTACGAAGCCTTTGGCGTTGTGACCAATTTGGTGGGTGGTTGGCTGGGCGCAAGGCTGGGGCTCAACCGCACCATGAACGTGGGCTTGGGTTTGCAGATTGTGGCCCTGGTCATGTTAATGGTGCCGGCAAGTCTGCTAACCGTTGTCTGGGTCATGGCCGCTCAGGCGCTATCGGGCATTGCTAAAGACCTTAATAAAATGAGCGCAAAAAGCGCCGTTAAGGTACTGGTTCCTAAAGAGAGTGCGAACGCTAACAGCTCGCTTTACCGTTGGGTAGCGATGCTGACCGGTTCTAAAAATGCGTTAAAAGGGCTGGGCTTTTTTGTCGGCGGGCTGCTGTTAACGCTGATTGGCTTTCAGGCTGCTGTGTTTGTGATGGCTGTGATGCTGGCTGGCGTGCTGCTGCTCTCACTGCTGCGCTTAAAGGCGGATCTTGGTCGGCAGAAAGTGAAGCCTAAGTTCTCCGAGATTTTCTCGAAATCACGCGCGATTAACGTGCTTTCCGCAGCACGTTTTTGTCTTTTTGCAGCGCGTGATGTGTGGTTTGTGGTGGCACTGCCGGTCTTCCTATACGACCAGCACGGCTGGACCCACTGGACCGTGGGGGGGCTGTTGGCGATATGGGTGATTGGTTATGGCGGGGTACAGACCCAGGCACCAAAATTAACCCGGCTAATTAAAGGTGATGTACGAGTGCTGACGGCCGGGTGGGCTGCAGCGCTGGCGGTGCTGGCAATTTTGTTGGCGATGCTGCCTTTGGCACAAGTAGGTTGGTTAGTCGTCGGGCTACTCGCGTTTGGGGTGCTGTTTGCGATTAATTCCAGCTGGCACAGTTATTTGATAGTTCACTTTGCCCGCGCCGATGGCGTGTCGATGGATGTCGGCTTTTACTATATGGCCAATGCCCTGGGACGTTTAGTCGGCACGCTATTGTCGGGTTGGCTGTATATGGCTTACGGGCTGAGCGCCTGCCTGTGGGTATCGGCTGCCTTAGTGGCGGCAAGCTCAGCGATGGCGCTAGCGTTGCCTCGGCAGGCCGCATGA
- a CDS encoding arsenate reductase (azurin) small subunit: MTRLSRRTFLKLTGSSAALGTLSLAPITQAQQGNPSTAGNTNLPYPNEVIARLSELTVNQPLYFTYPDIHSPCVVIRRDREVKGGVGPNKDVVAFSTQCTHMGCPVSYDQETETFKCPCHYSIFDPDNIGQMVIGQATENLPRIILEYDEAEDALRAVSIDGLIYGRQANII; encoded by the coding sequence ATGACACGCTTGAGTCGCCGCACCTTTCTTAAGTTAACCGGCAGCAGTGCCGCCCTGGGTACTCTTTCGCTGGCCCCCATCACTCAGGCGCAGCAAGGCAATCCCTCTACCGCGGGTAACACAAACCTGCCCTACCCAAATGAGGTGATCGCCCGACTTAGCGAGTTGACGGTCAACCAACCGCTTTACTTCACTTACCCCGATATCCACTCACCCTGCGTGGTAATCCGCAGAGACCGTGAAGTTAAAGGAGGCGTGGGGCCGAACAAAGACGTAGTGGCTTTCAGCACACAATGCACCCATATGGGCTGTCCAGTGAGCTACGACCAGGAGACTGAAACTTTCAAATGCCCCTGTCATTACAGCATATTCGATCCCGATAACATTGGTCAGATGGTGATTGGGCAAGCGACCGAGAATTTGCCGCGAATCATTCTGGAGTATGACGAGGCTGAAGATGCCCTGAGGGCGGTGTCGATTGATGGTCTTATCTATGGCCGTCAGGCCAATATCATCTGA